A part of Lujinxingia sediminis genomic DNA contains:
- a CDS encoding BatA domain-containing protein, with translation MPGLSEEALMNFVQPLFLAGLLAAALPILIHLFNRRKAVTRPFPALRLLKESNERTARSVKVRQRVLLALRVLAIAALAIALAKPFVLSQSGLTAEERMPTAVAIVVEDGLAMGHGDWMEDATARADTLIEDLRPWDQVALLRSSGPGESERLTEDHSEVARQLRDVRASTSPGDLGEAITRASTLLASSQLPNRRLIVVGALTEGSFETAPADLEIAHPLEILSVRENPERPTPNLAITAVSYQQQSSARESAWTITATIANFGDEDVDAVQAQLKVGDSVVGGQRVSVAAGQESNVEFVHRLSDPTLTAAQVDLVDADPLEGDNTWHFFIRPREQVRALLINGSPSNIPYDDELFFLTRALRPGVASESAISPTTGAPDRLERDDLSTFDVVVLANVSRLSADQATRLKAFVEQGGGLLIAMGDQVDPETYNNQLGELLPRPLRGLKRLAERDDPDAPVKITRLGPARRQHPIFRVFNLPGGGAMQSVQVYSYMLLNPAPSGQQTTLALSFQDNAPALLERQVGQGRVLLWTTSLDRDWTDFPVRTAYLPVVRRALSHLARRAGSSSDTQRVVGKDFEVEVGDLVNERAIVTGPDASRQVVEPVDGMVTLSAETPGPHLFFADEESEGGLIAGLSFAANLDRRASRLTPLAPGVIEGWQLDEEGRPIAESAPGQQRRVNLWSGLLFFVTMALLLESVLGARRSVLVQVGRRLLRGRPADA, from the coding sequence GTGCCAGGACTTTCTGAGGAGGCGCTGATGAACTTCGTACAGCCCCTCTTTCTGGCCGGCCTGCTGGCCGCGGCGCTGCCGATTTTGATTCACCTCTTTAATCGCCGCAAAGCCGTCACGCGCCCCTTCCCGGCGCTGCGTCTGCTCAAAGAATCCAACGAGCGCACCGCCCGCAGCGTCAAAGTCCGCCAGCGCGTGCTGCTGGCCCTGCGCGTGCTCGCCATCGCCGCGCTGGCCATCGCGCTGGCCAAACCCTTTGTGCTCAGCCAGTCCGGACTCACCGCCGAAGAGCGCATGCCCACAGCGGTGGCCATCGTCGTCGAAGACGGTCTGGCCATGGGACACGGCGACTGGATGGAGGACGCCACAGCCCGCGCCGACACCCTCATCGAAGATCTTCGCCCCTGGGACCAGGTTGCGCTTCTGCGCTCCAGCGGCCCCGGCGAGAGCGAGCGCCTGACTGAAGATCACAGCGAGGTCGCCCGCCAACTTCGCGATGTGCGTGCCTCAACCTCTCCCGGTGACCTCGGTGAGGCGATCACCCGGGCTTCCACGCTGCTGGCGTCTTCCCAGCTTCCCAACCGCCGACTCATCGTCGTCGGTGCCCTGACCGAGGGCAGCTTCGAGACCGCCCCGGCCGATCTGGAGATCGCCCACCCCCTGGAGATCCTCTCGGTGCGCGAGAATCCCGAGCGCCCCACCCCCAACCTGGCCATCACCGCAGTGAGCTACCAGCAGCAGAGCAGCGCCCGCGAGAGCGCCTGGACTATCACCGCAACCATCGCCAACTTCGGCGACGAAGACGTCGACGCGGTCCAGGCCCAGCTCAAGGTCGGCGACTCGGTGGTCGGCGGCCAACGGGTCTCGGTGGCCGCCGGTCAGGAGAGCAACGTCGAGTTTGTGCATCGCCTCTCCGACCCCACCCTGACCGCGGCACAGGTCGATCTGGTCGACGCCGATCCGCTCGAAGGCGACAACACCTGGCACTTTTTTATCCGCCCCCGCGAGCAGGTGCGAGCGCTGCTGATCAACGGCAGCCCCAGCAACATCCCCTACGATGATGAACTTTTCTTCTTAACCCGCGCGCTGCGCCCGGGGGTCGCCTCCGAGAGTGCCATCTCACCGACCACCGGCGCACCGGATCGCCTGGAACGCGACGACCTGAGCACCTTCGACGTGGTCGTGCTCGCCAATGTCAGCCGCCTCTCTGCCGACCAGGCCACTCGCCTCAAAGCCTTCGTGGAGCAAGGCGGCGGGCTGCTCATCGCCATGGGCGATCAGGTCGACCCGGAAACCTACAACAACCAGCTCGGCGAACTTCTCCCGCGCCCGCTTCGCGGGCTTAAACGGCTGGCCGAGCGCGACGACCCCGATGCGCCCGTCAAAATCACTCGCCTGGGCCCCGCGCGCCGCCAGCACCCGATCTTCCGGGTCTTTAACCTGCCCGGAGGCGGTGCCATGCAGTCGGTGCAGGTCTACAGCTACATGCTCCTGAACCCGGCCCCCAGCGGCCAGCAGACCACTCTGGCACTCTCCTTCCAGGACAACGCCCCGGCGCTTCTCGAGCGGCAGGTTGGCCAGGGTCGCGTCCTTTTATGGACCACCTCCCTGGACCGCGACTGGACCGACTTCCCGGTGCGCACGGCCTACCTCCCGGTGGTGCGACGTGCACTCTCCCACCTGGCACGCCGCGCCGGCTCCTCCAGCGACACCCAACGTGTGGTCGGTAAAGACTTCGAAGTGGAAGTCGGAGACCTGGTCAACGAGCGCGCGATCGTCACCGGCCCCGACGCGAGCCGCCAGGTCGTCGAGCCTGTCGATGGCATGGTCACGCTGAGCGCCGAGACGCCCGGCCCTCACCTCTTCTTCGCCGATGAAGAATCCGAAGGTGGCCTGATCGCCGGGCTGAGCTTTGCCGCCAACCTCGACCGCCGCGCCTCTCGCCTCACCCCTCTTGCCCCCGGCGTGATCGAGGGCTGGCAGCTCGACGAGGAAGGGCGCCCCATCGCCGAGAGCGCCCCCGGCCAGCAGCGACGTGTCAACCTGTGGAGCGGGCTGCTCTTCTTCGTGACAATGGCGCTCTTACTGGAGTCGGTGCTCGGCGCGCGCCGCAGCGTCCTGGTGCAGGTGGGCCGACGTCTGCTGCGCGGCCGCCCCGCCGATGCGTAG
- a CDS encoding polyprenyl synthetase family protein, producing MPQTAAKPLASDFLSRFERQLHLAFEDPRHAGKHPEVLLEACRHVSFAGGKRMRPLLVDHFGAALDLPEDARIRLAITAELIHTASLLHDDVVDEGTTRRGQPTANARWNNSVAVLGGDLMLCIALEQLEDYPREVTFEAVTLVAEMTRAAMREVDARQDSTWTLPEWEAIAHGKTGALLAFCGTASARVAGRTELIERLGQCGHHLGLAFQITDDLIDVVGHPVDIGKDRLADLRNKNPSFPIALARSSNEDFHHALDQLWQRDDLSEDDVQRFGAWIVELGCAEKTLATVEDHLDQAMNALGPFAHGPGGEHIADWAAQLRAQARWSLESR from the coding sequence ATGCCTCAGACCGCCGCAAAGCCCCTCGCCAGCGACTTCCTCTCCCGCTTTGAGCGCCAGCTCCACCTGGCCTTTGAAGATCCCCGCCATGCCGGCAAACACCCCGAGGTGCTGCTGGAGGCATGCCGCCATGTCTCCTTTGCCGGGGGCAAACGCATGCGCCCGTTGCTCGTCGATCACTTCGGCGCGGCGCTCGATCTTCCCGAAGATGCGCGCATCCGCCTGGCCATCACCGCCGAGCTCATTCACACCGCCAGCCTCCTGCACGACGACGTCGTCGACGAGGGCACCACCCGCCGCGGTCAACCCACCGCCAACGCCCGCTGGAACAACTCGGTGGCCGTGCTCGGCGGCGATCTTATGCTCTGCATTGCTCTGGAGCAGCTCGAAGACTACCCCCGCGAGGTCACCTTTGAAGCGGTGACGCTTGTCGCCGAGATGACCCGCGCGGCCATGCGCGAGGTGGATGCCCGCCAGGACTCCACCTGGACGCTCCCGGAATGGGAGGCCATCGCCCACGGCAAAACCGGCGCGCTCCTGGCCTTCTGCGGCACCGCCTCAGCCCGGGTTGCCGGTCGCACCGAGCTTATCGAACGCCTCGGCCAGTGCGGACATCACCTGGGCCTGGCCTTCCAGATCACCGACGATCTCATCGACGTGGTCGGACACCCCGTCGATATCGGCAAAGATCGCCTGGCCGATCTGCGCAACAAAAACCCCTCCTTTCCCATCGCCCTGGCCCGCTCCTCCAATGAGGACTTCCACCACGCCCTTGACCAACTCTGGCAACGCGATGACTTATCCGAGGACGACGTGCAACGCTTCGGTGCCTGGATCGTTGAGCTGGGATGCGCGGAGAAGACCCTTGCCACCGTCGAGGACCACCTCGACCAGGCGATGAATGCCTTAGGCCCCTTCGCTCACGGACCCGGCGGCGAACATATCGCCGACTGGGCCGCCCAGCTCCGCGCCCAGGCGCGCTGGAGTCTGGAGAGCCGATGA
- a CDS encoding AAA family ATPase, translated as MATDLNTDALNNPLDDELAAVEELARARDAILAQVRKRIFGQDELIEHLLIAIFARGHCLLMGVPGLAKTYLIATLSQVLDLDFNRIQFTPDLMPADITGTDILEEDPATGKRFFKFIEGPVFTNLLLADEINRTPPKTQAALLQSMAEYRVSAGGKTYELDLPFLVFATQNPIEQEGTYPLPEAQLDRFMFHLQVDYPDLEDELAIVKNTTTSHRPEIEKILDAATILRLQELVLKVPVSDEVVAHAVNLVRKTRPADPSAPDIVKRFVSFGAGPRAGQAIILAGKARALLDGRLTVATEDIDYLAPSILRHRLLTNFQAEAQGLDPQAIIERLIAG; from the coding sequence ATGGCCACCGATCTCAATACCGACGCCCTCAACAACCCCCTCGACGACGAACTCGCTGCGGTCGAAGAGTTAGCCCGGGCCCGCGACGCCATCCTCGCCCAGGTGCGAAAGCGCATCTTCGGCCAGGACGAGCTCATCGAGCACCTGCTCATCGCCATCTTCGCCCGCGGCCACTGCCTCCTGATGGGCGTCCCCGGCCTGGCCAAGACCTACCTTATCGCGACCCTCTCTCAGGTGCTCGATCTGGACTTCAATCGCATCCAGTTCACCCCCGACCTGATGCCCGCGGACATCACCGGCACCGATATCCTGGAAGAAGATCCCGCCACCGGGAAACGCTTCTTCAAGTTCATTGAGGGCCCGGTCTTTACCAACCTCCTGCTCGCGGACGAGATCAACCGCACCCCGCCCAAGACCCAGGCCGCGCTTCTGCAGTCGATGGCCGAGTATCGCGTCTCAGCCGGTGGCAAGACCTACGAGCTTGATCTTCCCTTCCTGGTCTTCGCCACCCAGAACCCCATCGAGCAGGAGGGCACCTACCCCTTGCCCGAGGCCCAGCTCGACCGCTTTATGTTCCACCTTCAGGTCGACTACCCCGATCTGGAAGACGAGCTGGCCATCGTCAAAAACACCACCACCAGCCACCGACCCGAGATCGAGAAGATCCTGGACGCGGCCACCATCCTGCGTCTGCAGGAGCTGGTGCTCAAAGTTCCCGTCTCCGATGAGGTCGTCGCCCACGCGGTCAACCTGGTACGCAAGACGCGCCCGGCCGACCCGAGCGCGCCCGATATCGTCAAACGTTTTGTCAGTTTTGGTGCCGGCCCCCGCGCCGGACAGGCCATCATCCTGGCGGGCAAAGCCCGCGCGCTCCTCGATGGTCGCCTCACCGTCGCCACCGAAGACATCGACTATCTGGCCCCCTCGATTTTGCGCCACCGCCTGTTGACCAACTTCCAGGCCGAGGCCCAGGGACTGGACCCCCAGGCCATCATCGAGCGCCTCATCGCCGGCTAA
- a CDS encoding transglycosylase domain-containing protein: MLYKQGMNGESKSEHSVARTLADGQGTSGRGSHPVGAALLMCALVCGGLWAGVEALRSPTVLKRAIAPRLATVAAQQGVDLSIGAMGPAGWTGVRAYEVRVGKTQGGQRAEARFDEVELHLDWSETLRARAPKLGEVRLGRFELWGGEASAEAPDVREGADEVSAGRASNEGSSERTSLQAAGRTERFLAPVVRVSWEGGPVDLQGALWPVELGAGEARVDVTGRTLVSMSARGELDSQPFEAGLEGEALVVRTEAMDVAALLRAPAGQLEVESVSLELGASLARLKTGKMPERVTLTKMRARPSERADVALEADTSTLERRGPTVIWRSEGARVRGAQTIYALRDVELSYRADVPGIGLVAEVLDDEGGHLNVEAQWHLPSAMVGINAWFHDFAWDGTTPWPVPGSSRVERALLEGTLHGEVDLAQRIADLNGDLVLEEFHVSAPFLAEETLKFKAMEVGLGATFDAGARALSVGAGRLKLGELDEVRWSGHVIDAGRGFSFGWSLAGDDLDASQVLSELPEAMSGMLAKTRMKGRFGVDLATSGHSAFPDSLMLDVSFTGDVQVEDSLRWDAMRAAGVEVPEEAGGGGFFDSRAHPARDVDPKEWVRIARLPAHVPSALLSAEDATFLQHAGLDWVGLRMAMVHNLREGALERGGSTITQQLAKNLFLTRDRTISRKLQEAFLTWRMESELSKEQILELYTNVVDWGPGVHGLYQASRFYFDRNPDELSVSQSAMLGAILPAPSRFGALIKAGYLPSSRQDKMRRVLVNMRFLEQLTWPEYHAALDEVNRGNLGGVQLAVCADDETAGEDDRSCVEVLESQVEEEGDGEMSFEDGEGSHIPTETGWMPLTH; the protein is encoded by the coding sequence ATGCTCTATAAGCAGGGCATGAACGGGGAGTCGAAGAGCGAACATAGCGTGGCCAGGACCCTGGCAGATGGGCAGGGGACATCAGGGCGTGGAAGCCATCCGGTCGGGGCGGCGCTGCTTATGTGCGCGCTGGTCTGCGGAGGACTCTGGGCTGGCGTGGAGGCGCTGCGCAGCCCCACGGTGCTCAAGCGGGCCATTGCGCCTCGCCTGGCGACGGTGGCGGCGCAGCAGGGGGTGGACCTGAGTATTGGTGCGATGGGGCCCGCCGGTTGGACGGGGGTGCGCGCCTATGAGGTTCGGGTCGGCAAGACGCAGGGAGGGCAGCGGGCGGAGGCACGTTTTGATGAGGTGGAGCTTCATCTGGACTGGTCTGAAACCTTGCGGGCCCGCGCGCCGAAGTTGGGGGAGGTGCGGCTGGGCAGGTTTGAGCTCTGGGGAGGGGAGGCATCTGCCGAGGCGCCTGATGTTCGAGAGGGCGCGGATGAGGTTAGCGCAGGGAGGGCATCGAATGAGGGTAGCTCGGAGCGGACGTCTTTGCAGGCGGCGGGGCGGACGGAGCGCTTTCTGGCGCCGGTGGTGCGCGTAAGCTGGGAGGGGGGGCCGGTTGATCTCCAGGGCGCGCTGTGGCCCGTGGAGTTGGGCGCTGGTGAGGCGCGCGTCGATGTGACCGGGCGCACGTTGGTGTCGATGAGCGCTCGCGGAGAGCTGGACTCGCAGCCCTTTGAGGCCGGGCTTGAGGGCGAGGCGCTGGTGGTGCGTACCGAGGCGATGGATGTGGCCGCGCTGCTCAGAGCACCCGCAGGTCAGCTCGAGGTGGAGTCGGTGTCGCTTGAGCTGGGGGCGTCGCTCGCCAGGTTGAAGACGGGAAAGATGCCTGAGCGCGTGACGCTTACGAAGATGCGTGCACGGCCTTCTGAGAGGGCGGATGTGGCGCTGGAGGCGGATACCTCCACCCTGGAGCGCCGCGGTCCGACGGTGATCTGGCGTTCGGAAGGGGCGCGGGTTCGGGGCGCGCAGACGATCTACGCGTTGCGTGATGTCGAGTTGAGCTACCGTGCCGATGTGCCCGGGATCGGCCTTGTGGCCGAGGTGCTCGACGATGAGGGGGGGCACCTCAATGTGGAGGCGCAGTGGCATCTTCCCAGCGCGATGGTTGGCATCAACGCCTGGTTCCACGACTTTGCCTGGGATGGCACCACGCCCTGGCCGGTGCCCGGCTCTTCGCGCGTGGAGCGGGCGCTTTTGGAGGGGACGCTGCATGGCGAGGTGGACCTGGCACAGCGCATCGCTGACCTCAACGGGGATCTTGTACTGGAGGAGTTTCATGTCAGCGCACCCTTCCTGGCCGAAGAAACGCTGAAGTTTAAGGCGATGGAGGTCGGCCTGGGCGCGACCTTTGATGCCGGCGCGCGCGCGTTGAGTGTGGGGGCGGGGCGCCTGAAGTTGGGCGAGCTCGACGAGGTGCGCTGGTCGGGGCATGTGATCGATGCTGGCCGGGGGTTCTCCTTTGGATGGTCACTCGCCGGCGACGACCTGGACGCGAGTCAGGTGCTCTCGGAGCTTCCCGAAGCGATGAGTGGGATGCTGGCCAAGACCCGGATGAAGGGGCGCTTTGGGGTGGATCTTGCCACCTCCGGGCACAGCGCGTTTCCTGACAGCCTGATGCTCGACGTGAGTTTTACAGGGGATGTTCAGGTCGAAGACTCGCTGCGCTGGGATGCGATGCGGGCCGCCGGTGTTGAGGTTCCCGAAGAAGCTGGCGGTGGTGGTTTCTTTGATTCCAGGGCGCATCCGGCTCGTGACGTCGATCCGAAAGAATGGGTGCGTATCGCGCGTCTGCCCGCCCATGTGCCCTCGGCGCTGCTCTCGGCAGAAGATGCGACCTTCTTGCAGCACGCCGGCCTCGACTGGGTGGGGTTGCGCATGGCGATGGTGCATAACCTGCGGGAGGGAGCGCTGGAGCGCGGCGGCAGCACCATCACTCAGCAGCTGGCGAAGAACCTCTTTTTGACCCGTGATCGCACCATCTCACGCAAGCTCCAGGAGGCGTTTTTGACCTGGCGCATGGAGAGCGAGCTGAGCAAAGAACAGATTCTGGAGCTCTACACCAATGTGGTGGACTGGGGCCCCGGGGTTCACGGGCTCTACCAGGCATCGCGCTTCTACTTTGATCGTAACCCCGATGAGCTGAGCGTCTCGCAGAGCGCGATGCTCGGGGCGATTCTGCCCGCGCCCTCACGCTTCGGGGCGTTGATCAAGGCCGGCTATCTGCCGTCGAGCCGTCAGGACAAGATGAGGCGCGTGCTGGTGAATATGCGCTTTCTGGAGCAGTTGACCTGGCCGGAGTACCACGCGGCGCTCGACGAGGTGAATCGCGGCAACCTGGGCGGGGTGCAGCTTGCGGTATGCGCCGATGATGAGACGGCCGGTGAGGATGATCGCAGTTGTGTCGAGGTGTTGGAGTCGCAGGTCGAGGAGGAGGGCGATGGCGAGATGTCCTTTGAAGATGGCGAGGGCAGCCACATCCCCACGGAAACCGGATGGATGCCGCTAACCCACTGA
- a CDS encoding DUF4397 domain-containing protein — MPHRLPPLPATLSLHRLLTPIFCGLLVFGGACTCDDDDPDDNPNLDAGDAGDTDDAGDAEDAPPPDVEDDADDTDDADADTGDADDEEVPIPAGQARIQLIHAAADPNAASVDVYLNETLLLDDFEFRTTTPFVDVDGGDDLEIAIAPGDSESVDDALSTFSAVALPADERTIIVVAGVLDPPGFSPNPDGANTTLSLTTFADARERSNEPNFDQLAIFHASSDQPAVALALPDGTELLSQLAYGEFAESYLSVAPGVLAFDLLRASDGARQGSFQTPELTGGEAFVVVATGFADSAQNPDAAFELTLFPSRYGGDRSEGIALDEAARLQLIHNAPDPDAASVDLYLDNELTYPAVAFREATSFRTIVAGEDIELLATAEGDANTEVLTSTLNLGKGQRAVAVIGGVLDPGAFTANPDGEDIALRIFLNSDALEEARSPDTVDLLVFHGVPDAPTVALVTDAGESAQILSETLTYGDFDGYLSVASEDIVAQITPAADTTTPLAGFALPLSLLDGEALTLVASGLLNTTDAARTLALLIVSADGNLTVVAPEE; from the coding sequence ATGCCGCATCGCCTCCCCCCTCTACCTGCCACGCTTTCGCTGCACCGCCTGCTGACCCCGATCTTCTGCGGGCTCCTGGTCTTCGGCGGTGCCTGCACCTGCGACGATGACGACCCGGACGACAATCCCAACCTGGATGCCGGCGATGCGGGGGATACCGACGATGCTGGCGACGCCGAAGACGCCCCCCCCCCGGATGTCGAAGACGACGCCGATGACACCGACGATGCCGACGCTGACACCGGTGACGCCGACGATGAGGAGGTTCCCATCCCCGCGGGTCAGGCGCGCATTCAGCTCATTCACGCCGCGGCCGACCCCAACGCCGCATCCGTCGATGTGTACCTCAATGAGACTCTGCTCCTGGATGACTTCGAGTTTCGTACCACCACACCCTTTGTGGATGTGGACGGCGGCGACGATCTGGAGATCGCTATCGCCCCGGGGGACTCGGAAAGTGTCGACGATGCGCTGAGCACGTTCAGTGCGGTCGCGCTCCCGGCCGATGAACGCACGATCATCGTGGTGGCCGGTGTCCTCGACCCGCCAGGCTTCAGTCCGAACCCCGACGGGGCCAATACCACCTTGAGCCTCACCACCTTTGCCGACGCCCGGGAGCGCTCCAACGAACCGAACTTCGACCAGCTCGCCATCTTCCACGCCTCCAGCGACCAGCCCGCCGTGGCGCTGGCGCTCCCCGACGGCACCGAACTCCTCTCGCAACTCGCGTATGGTGAGTTCGCAGAAAGCTACCTCTCGGTCGCCCCGGGGGTGCTGGCCTTTGATCTTCTCCGGGCCTCCGATGGCGCTCGCCAGGGCTCCTTTCAAACTCCGGAGCTGACCGGCGGAGAGGCCTTTGTGGTCGTCGCCACCGGCTTTGCAGACAGCGCTCAGAATCCCGATGCAGCCTTCGAGCTCACGCTCTTCCCCTCGCGCTACGGCGGCGATCGTAGCGAGGGCATCGCACTGGATGAAGCCGCACGCCTGCAACTGATCCACAACGCGCCAGACCCCGACGCAGCCTCCGTTGATCTCTACCTCGACAACGAGCTGACCTACCCGGCGGTGGCCTTCCGCGAGGCAACCTCCTTTCGAACCATCGTCGCCGGCGAAGACATCGAACTTCTCGCCACTGCGGAAGGCGACGCCAACACCGAGGTGCTCACAAGCACCCTCAACCTGGGCAAGGGGCAACGGGCGGTCGCGGTGATCGGCGGCGTCCTCGATCCGGGAGCCTTCACCGCCAACCCCGACGGCGAAGACATCGCCCTGCGAATCTTCCTCAACTCCGACGCGCTTGAGGAGGCCCGCAGCCCCGATACCGTCGATCTTCTCGTCTTCCACGGCGTGCCTGACGCCCCCACCGTTGCGCTTGTCACAGACGCCGGGGAGTCCGCGCAGATCTTGAGCGAGACACTGACCTACGGTGATTTTGACGGCTATCTCAGCGTCGCCTCGGAAGACATCGTCGCTCAGATCACGCCCGCAGCCGACACGACCACCCCGTTGGCGGGTTTTGCATTGCCCCTCTCCCTGCTTGATGGCGAAGCGCTCACCCTCGTTGCCAGCGGTTTGCTGAATACCACCGATGCGGCGCGCACCCTGGCCCTGCTCATCGTCAGCGCCGATGGCAACCTCACCGTCGTCGCGCCAGAGGAGTGA
- a CDS encoding DUF58 domain-containing protein: protein MAEALRQTYLDPAVLDQLGDMHVRARQLAQGVIAGLHRSPQRGGSVEFSEYTEYSAGQELRRVDWKVFGKSDKYYVKQYEDETNLQTFLLLDGSGSMAFKSELGPLTKLDHARYVAATLAYLLIRQGDAVGALGFAKTPGAFLPAAARTKHLDDIFFLLDNLPARGPTALDDSLRQIAERARRRSLILIFSDLLDATEHTEELLRVLKSRKFDVVIFQGLDPAELTLPYEGLSLFEGMEDEGELLADPDDLRDRYIEAMRAHNARIKAVCNGANITYLSYDTTRPVELVCQDFLRRR, encoded by the coding sequence ATGGCCGAAGCGCTGCGCCAGACCTACCTCGACCCGGCTGTCCTCGATCAACTCGGTGACATGCACGTACGCGCCCGCCAGCTGGCCCAGGGCGTCATCGCCGGGCTGCACCGCTCTCCCCAGCGCGGCGGCTCGGTGGAATTCTCGGAGTACACCGAATACTCCGCCGGCCAGGAGCTGCGCCGCGTCGACTGGAAGGTCTTCGGAAAGAGCGACAAGTACTACGTCAAGCAATACGAAGACGAGACCAACCTCCAGACCTTTCTGCTTCTTGACGGCTCCGGCTCCATGGCCTTCAAAAGCGAGCTGGGGCCGCTGACAAAACTCGATCATGCCCGCTACGTGGCCGCCACCCTGGCCTACCTGCTGATCCGCCAGGGCGACGCGGTCGGCGCGCTGGGCTTTGCCAAAACGCCAGGCGCCTTCTTGCCCGCGGCCGCCCGCACCAAACACCTCGACGATATCTTCTTTTTGCTCGACAACCTCCCCGCCCGGGGCCCCACCGCCCTGGACGACAGCCTGCGTCAGATCGCCGAGCGCGCGCGCCGCCGAAGCCTCATCCTGATCTTCAGCGACCTGCTCGACGCCACCGAACACACCGAAGAACTGCTGCGCGTCCTTAAAAGTCGTAAGTTCGACGTGGTGATCTTTCAGGGCCTCGACCCCGCCGAACTCACGCTCCCCTATGAGGGCTTGAGCCTCTTTGAGGGCATGGAGGATGAGGGTGAACTTCTGGCCGATCCCGACGACCTGCGCGACCGCTACATCGAGGCGATGCGCGCGCATAACGCCCGCATCAAAGCGGTCTGCAACGGTGCCAACATCACCTACCTGAGCTACGACACCACACGCCCTGTTGAGCTTGTGTGCCAGGACTTTCTGAGGAGGCGCTGA
- a CDS encoding GbsR/MarR family transcriptional regulator, producing MKGYNYRTTDNDPTTTLPLWEALVTDAVGDVIEFWGFKRNHGRVWALLYLRRQPMSSSEIQEALDLSKGAVSMITRDLEAWNVVSRVRQAASSAWHFVAEVEFMQMIGQVLEQREGQLISRVATDLKDAGRLAAEQDDMAPETLERIERMRRLAGMMQQALEIFTRTAQLDVSNTRDLL from the coding sequence ATGAAAGGCTACAACTACCGCACCACCGACAACGACCCCACCACCACCCTGCCGCTCTGGGAAGCCCTTGTGACCGACGCCGTCGGCGACGTCATTGAGTTCTGGGGATTTAAACGCAACCACGGCCGGGTCTGGGCACTCCTTTATCTGCGCCGCCAACCGATGAGCTCCTCGGAGATTCAGGAAGCCCTGGACCTCTCCAAAGGTGCCGTCTCCATGATCACCCGCGATCTGGAGGCCTGGAACGTGGTCAGCCGCGTGCGCCAGGCCGCAAGCTCCGCCTGGCATTTTGTGGCCGAGGTTGAGTTTATGCAGATGATCGGCCAGGTCCTTGAGCAGCGCGAAGGTCAGCTTATCTCTCGCGTTGCCACCGACCTGAAAGACGCCGGACGCCTGGCCGCCGAGCAGGACGACATGGCCCCGGAGACACTTGAGCGCATCGAACGCATGCGTCGGCTGGCCGGCATGATGCAGCAGGCCCTGGAGATCTTCACCCGCACCGCCCAGCTCGATGTCAGCAATACCCGCGACCTGCTCTGA
- a CDS encoding YihY/virulence factor BrkB family protein — translation MRFALRVVLRFFGEKNGLILAGAVSYNTLLSVIPLFALIAVFFSTFVDEALLLSTIQVELSLIAPGQSESMVRALQGFLQQKELIGVVGLLVLLFFSSIAFRVLENALNVIFDQPEQSVKRSVWVSVLMPYLFICVMGVAITALTAFTAALDAIPWAVYEVPLLGWELSMDTATSVALYVSGVVGLTLLFAAIYRVLPLPEISFRRALVGGLTAAVLWEIVRHIMVWYFTSISLVNMIYGSLATVVIVLLSMEVASVILLLGAQVIAELDRADRAGVAWYEKPSSAQKLEPPRAKSPREKSRRDPGRKRVRTHRKLRDEQDPL, via the coding sequence TTGCGCTTTGCGCTGCGGGTCGTGTTGCGATTTTTTGGGGAGAAGAACGGGCTGATTCTGGCCGGAGCGGTTTCGTACAACACCCTGCTCTCGGTGATTCCGCTTTTTGCGCTTATCGCCGTCTTTTTTTCGACCTTCGTGGATGAAGCCTTGCTGCTCTCGACGATTCAGGTGGAGTTAAGCCTGATCGCGCCGGGGCAGAGCGAGTCGATGGTGCGGGCGCTTCAGGGCTTTCTGCAGCAGAAGGAGCTCATCGGGGTGGTGGGCTTGCTGGTGCTGCTCTTTTTCAGCTCGATCGCGTTTAGGGTGCTGGAAAATGCGCTCAACGTGATCTTCGATCAACCCGAGCAGTCGGTGAAACGCTCGGTGTGGGTCTCGGTGCTGATGCCCTATTTGTTTATCTGCGTGATGGGGGTTGCGATCACGGCGTTGACGGCATTCACCGCGGCGCTCGACGCGATACCATGGGCGGTCTACGAGGTTCCCTTGTTGGGGTGGGAGCTGAGCATGGACACGGCCACCAGCGTGGCGCTCTATGTGTCGGGGGTGGTGGGGTTGACGCTGCTTTTTGCGGCGATTTACCGGGTGTTGCCGCTGCCGGAGATCTCGTTTCGTCGGGCCCTTGTCGGGGGGCTGACCGCAGCGGTGCTCTGGGAGATCGTGCGCCATATTATGGTGTGGTATTTCACGAGCATCTCGCTTGTGAACATGATTTACGGCTCGCTGGCCACCGTGGTGATCGTCCTGCTCTCGATGGAGGTGGCCTCGGTGATCTTGTTGTTGGGGGCGCAGGTGATCGCGGAGTTGGATCGGGCCGACCGGGCCGGGGTGGCCTGGTATGAGAAGCCGAGTTCGGCGCAGAAGCTCGAGCCGCCGCGGGCGAAATCGCCCCGAGAAAAATCCCGGCGAGATCCGGGGCGAAAGCGGGTGCGTACCCATCGCAAACTGCGCGACGAGCAGGACCCGCTCTGA